The following proteins come from a genomic window of Salvia miltiorrhiza cultivar Shanhuang (shh) unplaced genomic scaffold, IMPLAD_Smil_shh original_scaffold_194:::fragment_2:::debris, whole genome shotgun sequence:
- the LOC131003345 gene encoding uncharacterized protein LOC131003345, which produces MEEKQLDSVLVPLGMAMFLGYHLWLLLTILHNPRRTVIGINSQSRHKWVICLMADPLKNGVLAVQTIRNNIMASTLLATTAITLSSLISVYVSNKASSPSSKLIYGNKSSFMTSLKFFAILLCFLVAFLCNVQSIRYYAHVSFLATVPTSQGRKDAIEYVARNLNRGSFFWSLGLRAFYLSFPLFLWVFGPIPMFLCCFVMSFLLYFLDTTTNFTRDLHSHSIKQEATVEDVDPVLVHTT; this is translated from the exons ATGGAGGAGAAGCAACTGGATTCTGTTCTGGTTCCGTTGGGGATGGCCATGTTTCTGGGTTACCACCTTTGGCTTCTCCTCACCATATTACACAACCCTAGAAGAACTGTCATCGGTATCAATTCCCAGAGCCGTCACAAATGGGTCATCTGCTTGATGGCT GATCCACTGAAAAATGGAGTATTGGCAGTTCAAACGATACGCAACAACATAATGGCGTCGACACTCTTGGCGACGACGGCCATCACCCTGAGCTCACTGATAAGCGTATATGTGAGCAACAAGGCCAGCTCGCCCTCCTCCAAATTGATCTACGGGAATAAGTCCTCCTTCATGACATCTCTCAAGTTCTTCGCCATCTTGCTCTGCTTCCTCGTCGCCTTCCTCTGCAACGTGCAGTCCATAAGGTACTACGCCCACGTCAGTTTCCTTGCCACGGTGCCCACGTCTCAAGGCAGAAAGGATGCAATCGAGTACGTGGCCAGGAACTTGAACAGGGGGAGCTTCTTCTGGTCGCTCGGACTGAGAGCTTTCTACTTGTCCTTCCCTCTCTTCCTCTGGGTCTTCGGCCCAATACCCATGTTCCTTTGCTGCTTCGTTATGTCGTTCCTTCTCTATTTCTTGGACACCACCACCAACTTCACTAGAGATCTGCACTCTCATTCTATCAAGCAGGAAGCCACTGTTGAGGATGTGGACCCTGTACTTGTTCATACCACATGA